One Alligator mississippiensis isolate rAllMis1 chromosome 1, rAllMis1, whole genome shotgun sequence genomic window carries:
- the GPR45 gene encoding probable G-protein coupled receptor 45, with the protein MACNDTPVDTYVPFNESTPPTGSNYTALPTPLRILLAILMVIMIAIGFLGNAIVCLIVYQKPAMRSAINLLLATLAFSDIMLSLFCMPFTAVTIVTVNWNFGAHFCRISAMLYWLFVLEGVAILLIISVDRFLIIVQRQDKLNPHRAKVMIAISWLLSFCISFPSVVGRSFVEVPTRAPQCVLGYTEFPADRAYAVMLVVAVFFIPFSIMLYSYLCILNTVRRNALRIHNHAESLCLSQVSKLGLMGLQKPHQMNVDVSFKTRAFTTILILFIGFSLCWLPHTVFSLLSVFSRQFYYSPSFYVTSTYILWLSYLKSVFNPVIYCWRIKKFREACMEFMPKTFKVLPKVPGRTKRRIQPSTIYVCSENQSAV; encoded by the coding sequence ATGGCATGCAATGATACTCCAGTAGACACTTACGTTCCATTCAATGAGAGCACCCCACCCACAGGCTCCAATTACACAGCTTTACCTACCCCACTCAGGATATTATTAGCAATATTAATGGTAATCATGATTGCTATTGGATTTTTAGGCAATGCCATCGTCTGTCTCATTGTCTACCAAAAACCAGCAATGCGCTCTGCCATCAATCTGCTGTTAGCAACTCTGGCCTTTTCTGATATCATGTTGTCCTTGTTCTGTATGCCTTTTACTGCAGTCACAATAGTTACAGTGAACTGGAACTTTGGGGCTCACTTTTGTCGAATATCAGCTATGCTGTATTGGCTATTTGTCTTGGAAGGAGTAGCCATACTCTTGATCATCAGTGTTGACCGTTTTTTAATCATCGTTCAACGGCAAGACAAGCTGAACCCTCACCGTGCCAAAGTCATGATTGCTATCTCCTGGTTACTATCCttttgcatttcctttccttctgtggTTGGACGGTCATTTGTGGAAGTTCCCACCCGAGCTCCCCAGTGTGTCCTGGGTTACACTGAATTTCCTGCTGACAGAGCATATGCTGTGATGCTAGTTGTGGCTGTTTTTTTCATCCCTTTCAGTATCATGTTGTACTCTTATCTTTGCATTCTAAACACTGTGCGGAGGAACGCTCTTAGGATCCACAACCATGCTGAGAGCCTTTGCTTGAGCCAGGTGAGCAAGCTAGGCCTTATGGGGCTACAGAAGCCTCATCAGATGAATGTGGATGTGAGCTTTAAAACAAGAGCCTTCACGACAATTCTCATCCTGTTCATTGGCTTTTCACTCTGTTGGCTTCCACACACAGTGTTTAGCCTGCTTTCTGTGTTCAGCAGGCAGTTTTACTACAGCCCTTCTTTCTATGTCACCAGCACTTATATCCTGTGGCTAAGTTACCTCAAATCAGTGTTTAACCCTGTCATCTATTGCTGGAGGATCAAGAAATTCCGTGAGGCCTGCATGGAGTTCATGCCTAAAACATTCAAGGTCCTCCCTAAAGTGCCTGGACGAACAAAGAGGAGAATACAACCAAGTACAATATATGTTTGTAGTGAGAACCAGTCAGCTGTTTAG